From the genome of Desulfuromonadales bacterium, one region includes:
- a CDS encoding diacylglycerol kinase → MKPSRFIELVNCAIEGILWAVNSQRHMRAHFLAAATVLLLALFYRVAALDFVALAFAVTLVLVVELVNTALEVVVDLVSPDFHPLARRAKDVAAGSVLVASIGAAMAGYVVLAPYVFPDADALRPAPSPGALPVFSALAVTILVVLAKACLGKGTPLHGGMPSGHAAVAFSIATSFVLAPVGPVLAILAVAMAVMVSHSRLLLGIHSLREVLAGALLGTGVTLLLHLFLA, encoded by the coding sequence TTGAAACCCTCACGTTTCATAGAACTGGTCAATTGCGCCATAGAGGGAATTCTCTGGGCGGTCAATTCCCAGCGACACATGCGTGCCCATTTCCTGGCGGCCGCGACGGTTCTGTTGCTGGCGCTCTTCTACCGGGTCGCCGCCCTCGATTTCGTCGCTCTCGCTTTTGCTGTAACCCTGGTTCTGGTCGTTGAATTGGTCAACACGGCGCTGGAAGTCGTGGTCGACCTGGTATCTCCTGACTTTCATCCGCTGGCTCGCCGGGCCAAGGACGTGGCCGCCGGATCGGTTCTGGTGGCGAGTATCGGTGCCGCTATGGCAGGTTATGTCGTGCTGGCTCCCTATGTCTTCCCCGATGCCGATGCTTTGCGCCCGGCTCCGTCGCCGGGAGCCTTGCCGGTGTTTTCCGCGCTCGCAGTGACCATCCTTGTGGTTCTTGCCAAAGCTTGTCTGGGTAAAGGAACTCCCCTGCACGGCGGCATGCCCAGCGGACATGCAGCAGTGGCTTTCTCGATAGCTACTTCTTTCGTGCTGGCACCGGTGGGACCGGTGCTGGCCATTCTTGCTGTGGCCATGGCGGTCATGGTCAGTCACAGCCGCCTTCTTCTAGGGATTCATTCTCTGCGTGAGGTGCTGGCTGGGGCACTGCTCGGGACGGGAGTAACTCTGCTCCTGCATCTTTTTCTGGCCTGA